A window of Marinobacter salarius contains these coding sequences:
- a CDS encoding FecCD family ABC transporter permease: MPLVLLALASLVAMMLSVGVGSVSVAPGDVVAVILGEGSNLQQTLVLELRLPRTLSAFATGGLLAVAGALMQVLLRNPLADPYVLGLSGGAAVGALFAMLAGLGGLMISGSAFAGALLATLMVFGLAHGTGSWTPSRLLLTGVVVAAGWGAVITLMLAISPAQRLPGMLYWLMGDVSYARTPWPALAFLVLVCLLVVPLGRSLNVLARGPMQAAALGVAVRPLEWTIYILASLLTATAVTMAGSIGFVGLVVPHMLRLVLGNDQRLILPACALGGGTLLVLADTLARVVIAPEQLPVGVITALLGVPTFLYLLYRSR; encoded by the coding sequence ATGCCACTTGTGTTGTTGGCTCTGGCCAGCCTCGTCGCCATGATGTTGTCGGTGGGTGTGGGCAGTGTCAGCGTGGCACCGGGAGATGTTGTCGCCGTCATTCTGGGTGAGGGCAGCAACCTGCAGCAAACCCTGGTGCTGGAATTGCGCCTGCCACGGACACTGTCCGCTTTCGCAACGGGCGGTTTGCTGGCCGTGGCCGGGGCTCTGATGCAGGTGCTGTTACGCAATCCGTTGGCGGACCCCTACGTTCTGGGGTTGTCTGGCGGTGCTGCCGTCGGGGCCTTGTTTGCGATGCTGGCGGGCCTGGGCGGTTTGATGATTTCGGGATCGGCTTTTGCCGGTGCGTTGTTGGCCACACTGATGGTGTTCGGTCTGGCCCATGGGACCGGAAGCTGGACGCCGTCGCGTTTGTTGCTCACCGGTGTGGTGGTCGCCGCAGGCTGGGGCGCGGTGATTACCCTGATGTTAGCGATCAGCCCGGCCCAGCGCTTGCCGGGAATGTTGTACTGGTTGATGGGCGATGTGTCCTACGCTAGAACGCCCTGGCCCGCACTGGCTTTCCTGGTGCTGGTGTGTCTTTTGGTGGTGCCCCTGGGGCGGAGCCTTAACGTACTGGCACGCGGTCCCATGCAGGCGGCAGCCCTTGGAGTGGCGGTGCGACCGCTGGAATGGACGATCTATATCCTTGCCAGCCTGCTCACGGCCACCGCGGTCACCATGGCTGGCAGTATTGGTTTTGTCGGCTTGGTGGTGCCCCACATGCTGCGGCTGGTCCTCGGTAATGACCAGCGCCTGATCCTCCCTGCCTGTGCATTGGGTGGCGGCACGCTGCTGGTGCTGGCGGATACCCTGGCACGGGTGGTGATTGCGCCCGAGCAGTTGCCGGTAGGTGTGATTACGGCCTTGCTGGGTGTACCCACCTTCCTTTACCTACTGTACCGGAGCCGCTGA
- a CDS encoding cobalamin-binding protein, with translation MLKSFRYTAALILLALTISLETVAGTERCATDDTGQEVCLEQPASRIAALSPGATELVWAAGAGDQVIAVVSYSDYPVQAKQVTSVGSHTRMDLERLMALKPDLVIGWVTGNPPEQIAALKDLGLPVFSIEPRSFEGVSSTIERLSILAGTEDEGFAEADRFRKGMAALKKQYQGAEPVSVFYQVWDEPLMTVNDEHLIGKVITLCGGVNVFGDLDRLVPRISAEAVIGANPEAILAGGMGEENRHWLTRWEAFQSIDATAKENLYFVPPSLIQRPTPRILKGSQLFCEKLDDARAKR, from the coding sequence ATGTTGAAATCGTTTCGGTATACCGCTGCGCTGATATTGTTAGCTCTGACCATCTCACTGGAGACTGTGGCCGGTACTGAGCGATGTGCTACCGACGATACCGGCCAGGAAGTCTGCCTTGAACAACCGGCCAGCCGGATCGCCGCCTTGTCTCCCGGAGCGACCGAACTTGTCTGGGCTGCAGGCGCCGGTGATCAGGTCATCGCGGTGGTTTCGTACAGTGATTACCCCGTGCAGGCGAAGCAGGTCACCTCTGTGGGTAGCCACACTCGCATGGACCTTGAGCGCCTGATGGCACTGAAACCTGATCTGGTCATTGGTTGGGTGACGGGCAACCCGCCGGAACAGATTGCGGCCCTGAAGGACCTGGGGTTGCCGGTATTCTCCATTGAACCCCGAAGTTTTGAGGGCGTTTCAAGCACCATCGAACGGCTGTCGATTCTGGCGGGTACCGAAGATGAAGGCTTTGCCGAAGCGGATCGTTTCCGCAAGGGAATGGCCGCACTGAAAAAACAATATCAGGGTGCGGAGCCGGTCTCGGTGTTCTATCAGGTGTGGGATGAGCCTCTGATGACCGTGAACGACGAGCACCTGATTGGTAAGGTGATCACGCTATGCGGTGGCGTGAACGTATTCGGTGATCTTGATCGCCTGGTGCCGAGAATCAGTGCCGAGGCGGTTATCGGCGCCAACCCTGAGGCCATTCTGGCCGGTGGCATGGGTGAAGAGAACCGGCACTGGCTGACCCGCTGGGAGGCTTTCCAGAGTATCGATGCCACCGCGAAGGAGAACCTGTACTTCGTTCCACCGTCGCTGATCCAGCGCCCGACGCCGCGTATTCTGAAAGGTTCACAACTGTTTTGCGAGAAACTGGATGATGCCCGTGCCAAACGTTAG
- a CDS encoding cobaltochelatase subunit CobN, translating into MIERLYRTLRRPLFGCLSGLLLMLSQPVSGATVFGVVSERSAAEMAAGAERFLAAQPDHRIILRTPEQLANLDNSALDDLVGQADALLMAAVFGEQVGRIERAVGEQAAVREFPILGVNGDRALTVLSRLQGRKPLEGLDATTLNNLMKAPDPGTDLKAHLAELKTRFPEQEPWLEGRALYQGRTPQHLDALLRWLLVQAGEELDVPDLPPRSLIRYYRNGEATDSAANLNLQSGPVVALLDLDSGDRPGDRALLDATCAALESRGMQCFAILSRWGGASLEAVRALNETVGPATLSGIVSLQDFIIGGGEGRRQVTEALVRLNVPVIKGLRLASRTTNQWQLSIDGIPSDKVHYKLAMPELQGVSQPMVLATAEPEVIDENTGVALTLTQPVPERVDAVADRLKRWQTLQAKGNADKRVAIIYYNHPPGRQNIGADNLDVPASLYEMLHWLKAEGYETGPLPESPEALTDLLQQRGVSLPDDPRALREMAGDVASMAGRTYRQYLETLPRVVQQEMVHGPLGYLHERLEQAHRLGEKELATGLLSRGIRDLRHLIEHLQHPNRKAALSRLDEYEALWQARLDEGGHSGELDDSRVALADTGIPGLKGWGEAPGQSMVVDDRLIFPGLRFGNIYIGPQPPRGWEVDEELLHANTTFPPTHQYVGFYHWLRDHYQADALVYVGRHSTREFLPRRRAGLTGDDYPDLLGGDLPLIYPYIVDGVGEGIQAKRRALGVMISHLTPPLAATELYDELLELRQLVETWESANEPDSPTRERALKMLREKIQVLDISDDLEQEIAGEMGLSVEEVSLDELSPDLLVHEAGHYVTDMQEHFMPLGLHVFGRDWSTDMVDTMLDSMAGKAGKPEPAWRTDLEASPASERTSFLNALNGRFVAPGQGNDPLRTPAVLPTGRNFHALSDDLIPTRVAWSLAEELVEEARATKDSTSEQSDALVLWASDTVRDEGVMIAFGMKLLGVRPVWNSRGIVKGLERLPAGPGTDTPIRRNVVFTTSGLFRDLYESQLEWLDMASRYALAGAAGSIRAEHPELNEALDQALSVLPVDMRKPGEESLSTNGVAAHWVADARVLLAAGASARDAGAKAAYRVFGTAPGAYGAGVNRLATRTGAWQDRGQLGDAYRRRMGHVYGKGSQGEPAHDAFDRQLQTVNHTYLGRASHLYGLLDNDDGFDFQGGLSNAVEHLRGEPPQNRVLQYADPRNPRVDSLQRALQVELRARNLNPQWLAPLMEHGYAGARTMGSDFLDNLWGWQITSPQVLRSSVWDEVNEVYFQDRHGLGLDDFLAEGHNVHVKTHMQAIALLAAKRGFWEADVFTRQALARDFAGNIIDHGLPGSGHTRPDHPLMDWVADQLGPRQREAFDSARKGGSADFPPLGAANDDCQTPGNQRVSC; encoded by the coding sequence ATGATTGAGCGCCTGTATAGGACTCTGAGACGCCCGTTGTTCGGCTGCCTTTCCGGGCTTCTGTTGATGCTGTCCCAACCAGTGTCCGGCGCCACGGTATTTGGGGTAGTGTCTGAGCGTTCCGCTGCGGAGATGGCTGCTGGTGCGGAACGCTTTCTAGCAGCCCAGCCAGATCACCGCATTATTCTGCGAACACCGGAGCAATTGGCAAACCTGGACAACAGCGCTCTCGACGATCTGGTGGGCCAGGCCGATGCCTTATTGATGGCGGCGGTTTTCGGAGAGCAGGTGGGCCGGATTGAGCGTGCTGTGGGCGAGCAGGCCGCCGTTCGCGAGTTTCCGATTCTGGGGGTGAATGGCGACAGGGCGCTGACTGTGCTGTCACGGTTACAGGGGCGCAAGCCCCTGGAAGGGCTGGATGCCACGACCCTGAACAACCTGATGAAAGCGCCGGACCCCGGCACGGACTTGAAAGCCCATCTGGCAGAGCTTAAGACCCGTTTCCCCGAACAGGAACCCTGGCTTGAAGGCCGGGCCCTATACCAGGGACGCACCCCGCAACACCTGGATGCCTTATTGCGTTGGTTGCTTGTTCAGGCGGGCGAAGAGCTTGACGTGCCGGATCTGCCGCCCCGGTCGCTGATCCGCTATTACCGTAATGGGGAAGCTACGGATAGCGCGGCGAACCTTAACCTGCAATCCGGCCCCGTGGTCGCGCTTCTGGACCTGGATAGCGGTGATCGCCCGGGCGATCGGGCACTGCTGGACGCAACCTGTGCAGCCCTGGAATCCAGAGGGATGCAATGCTTTGCAATTCTGTCCCGTTGGGGTGGTGCCAGCCTGGAGGCTGTTCGTGCCCTGAATGAAACGGTAGGCCCGGCGACACTATCCGGTATTGTCAGTCTTCAGGACTTTATTATTGGAGGCGGCGAGGGTCGGCGTCAGGTCACGGAAGCGTTGGTCCGGTTGAATGTGCCGGTGATCAAGGGCTTGCGCCTGGCCTCCCGCACCACCAACCAATGGCAATTGTCGATCGATGGTATTCCGTCTGACAAGGTGCACTACAAATTGGCGATGCCCGAGCTCCAGGGGGTCAGTCAGCCTATGGTGCTGGCTACGGCGGAGCCGGAAGTGATTGACGAAAACACCGGTGTGGCTCTGACGCTTACCCAGCCGGTGCCGGAGCGGGTGGACGCCGTTGCGGACCGCCTGAAACGCTGGCAGACGCTGCAAGCCAAGGGCAACGCCGACAAGCGCGTGGCCATCATCTACTACAATCATCCACCGGGCCGGCAGAATATTGGGGCGGACAATCTCGATGTGCCAGCTTCCCTATATGAAATGCTGCACTGGCTTAAAGCCGAGGGCTACGAAACCGGCCCACTGCCGGAGAGTCCGGAAGCCCTCACCGACCTCCTCCAGCAACGAGGCGTGAGCCTGCCGGATGATCCTCGCGCGCTGAGGGAAATGGCCGGTGACGTTGCCTCAATGGCGGGCAGAACCTATCGTCAGTATCTCGAAACCTTGCCCAGGGTTGTCCAGCAGGAAATGGTCCATGGCCCCCTGGGTTATTTGCATGAGCGACTTGAGCAGGCACATAGGTTGGGCGAGAAAGAATTGGCAACCGGTCTGTTGAGTCGGGGCATTCGTGACTTGCGGCACCTGATTGAACACCTCCAGCACCCGAACCGAAAGGCGGCCCTGAGCCGACTGGACGAGTACGAAGCGCTCTGGCAAGCACGTCTCGATGAAGGTGGTCACAGTGGGGAACTGGATGACAGCCGGGTTGCGCTGGCCGATACGGGCATTCCCGGACTCAAGGGGTGGGGAGAAGCGCCGGGCCAGTCCATGGTGGTGGATGACAGGCTGATTTTCCCTGGGCTTCGATTCGGTAATATTTACATCGGTCCGCAACCGCCCCGGGGCTGGGAAGTGGATGAAGAATTGTTGCACGCCAACACCACCTTCCCCCCGACCCACCAGTACGTGGGTTTCTACCACTGGTTACGGGATCACTACCAGGCTGATGCGCTGGTCTACGTTGGGCGCCACTCAACCAGGGAATTTCTGCCACGCCGCCGTGCTGGTTTGACGGGGGATGACTACCCCGATCTGCTGGGGGGTGACCTGCCATTGATCTACCCTTACATCGTCGACGGTGTGGGTGAGGGCATCCAGGCCAAGCGCCGGGCGCTGGGAGTCATGATCAGTCACCTGACGCCGCCGCTGGCCGCAACGGAGCTTTATGACGAACTGCTGGAGCTCCGACAGCTCGTGGAAACCTGGGAGTCCGCCAATGAACCCGACAGCCCTACCAGGGAGCGGGCGCTGAAAATGCTGCGGGAGAAAATCCAGGTGCTGGATATCTCCGACGATCTCGAACAGGAAATCGCTGGCGAGATGGGTTTGTCGGTGGAAGAGGTTTCCCTCGATGAACTTTCACCCGACCTGCTGGTTCATGAAGCCGGCCACTATGTCACTGATATGCAGGAACACTTTATGCCCTTGGGGCTGCACGTGTTTGGCCGGGACTGGAGCACAGACATGGTGGACACCATGCTCGACTCCATGGCGGGTAAGGCCGGCAAGCCAGAACCGGCCTGGCGCACCGATCTTGAAGCGTCTCCTGCTTCTGAGCGCACCAGCTTTCTCAACGCGTTGAATGGCCGGTTTGTTGCTCCGGGGCAGGGCAACGATCCATTGCGAACGCCGGCGGTATTGCCAACGGGGCGCAATTTTCACGCCTTGTCGGATGACCTGATTCCAACCCGTGTGGCCTGGTCGTTGGCTGAAGAGCTGGTCGAGGAGGCCAGGGCCACAAAAGACAGCACCTCAGAACAAAGCGATGCACTGGTGCTCTGGGCCTCGGATACGGTGCGAGATGAAGGGGTCATGATCGCGTTTGGCATGAAGCTATTAGGTGTGCGCCCGGTGTGGAACAGTCGGGGCATCGTGAAAGGCCTGGAGCGTTTGCCAGCGGGCCCGGGAACCGATACACCCATTCGCCGCAACGTGGTTTTCACCACGTCCGGCTTGTTCCGGGATCTTTATGAAAGCCAACTGGAATGGTTGGATATGGCATCGCGTTACGCCTTGGCGGGTGCGGCGGGATCCATCAGGGCCGAGCACCCGGAGCTGAACGAGGCACTGGACCAGGCGTTATCGGTTCTGCCGGTCGACATGCGTAAGCCGGGCGAGGAATCCCTGTCCACCAACGGTGTTGCCGCCCACTGGGTCGCTGATGCACGGGTATTGCTGGCCGCAGGTGCGTCGGCTCGGGATGCGGGGGCAAAGGCCGCTTACCGGGTCTTCGGTACGGCTCCGGGCGCATACGGTGCAGGGGTTAACCGGCTTGCTACCCGGACGGGCGCCTGGCAGGACCGAGGGCAACTGGGTGATGCCTATCGCCGGCGCATGGGACACGTCTATGGCAAGGGCAGCCAGGGTGAACCGGCTCACGACGCTTTCGACCGCCAGTTGCAGACGGTGAACCATACCTATCTTGGGCGGGCCAGCCACCTCTATGGCCTGCTGGACAACGATGACGGTTTTGATTTCCAGGGCGGGCTGTCCAATGCCGTGGAGCACTTGCGCGGCGAGCCACCGCAGAACCGGGTGCTCCAGTACGCAGACCCGCGAAATCCCCGGGTGGATTCGCTTCAGCGAGCGCTGCAGGTAGAGCTGAGAGCCCGTAACCTCAATCCGCAATGGTTGGCCCCACTGATGGAGCATGGCTATGCCGGTGCCCGCACCATGGGCAGTGATTTTCTCGACAACCTCTGGGGCTGGCAAATAACGAGTCCCCAGGTGCTTCGCTCCAGCGTCTGGGATGAGGTCAATGAAGTGTACTTTCAGGATCGCCACGGCCTTGGCCTGGACGACTTCCTGGCAGAGGGCCACAACGTACATGTCAAAACCCACATGCAGGCGATTGCGCTCCTTGCTGCGAAACGGGGCTTCTGGGAGGCGGACGTCTTCACCCGTCAGGCCCTGGCACGTGACTTCGCCGGAAACATCATCGACCATGGCCTGCCCGGCAGTGGCCACACCCGTCCGGATCACCCCCTGATGGATTGGGTCGCGGACCAGTTGGGCCCCCGGCAGCGGGAAGCCTTCGACTCCGCGCGAAAAGGTGGGTCGGCCGACTTTCCGCCGTTAGGTGCTGCCAACGATGATTGTCAGACTCCGGGAAATCAGAGGGTCTCATGTTGA